From the genome of Pseudomonas yamanorum, one region includes:
- the ligB gene encoding NAD-dependent DNA ligase LigB, which yields MRLLFFFLLSVSSLIAWAQECPDWEADHAQAQIATLAQQVHLWDDSYHRLGQSLISDELYDQARQRLAQWRSCFAPSAPAKDNPLASARGTIAHPTPHTGLEKLLDDNAVQTWLSSRQDVWIQPKVDGVAVTLVYRKGRLSRVISRGDGRLGQDWSASARRIPGIVQQLPEPVDLLLQGELYWRLNDHVQAAKGGLGARSKVAGLMNRRQLSEAEAAGIGLFVWAWPHGPEDFPKRLSQLAQWGFTDSRRYSHPIKDFTEAAHWRSYWQSHPLPFASDGVVLHQSQRAPAERWRVSSPYWAVAWKYPVVKALAHVRKVHFKIGRTGRITSILELEPVLLDDRKISRVSVGSLKRWRELDIRPGDQVSISLAGQVIPRLDHVVLRSQPRVELQIPQANNFHPLSCWKLAPGCEEQLLARLTWLSGAQGLALPHIGRETWNTLIQAGLIGGLLDWLTLDEAELANIDGLGERSSARLLDSLRSARQRPFAQWLMALGVPPTARNNLQGGWQTLAAKDTQAWLAEDGIGPGRAAQLSAFFRDPQVLALGETLRAVGIDGF from the coding sequence ATGCGCTTACTGTTCTTCTTTTTACTCAGCGTCTCGTCGCTTATTGCGTGGGCGCAGGAATGTCCCGACTGGGAGGCCGATCACGCCCAGGCTCAGATCGCCACCCTGGCGCAGCAAGTCCACCTCTGGGATGACAGCTATCACCGACTCGGCCAGTCATTGATCAGCGATGAACTCTATGACCAGGCCCGCCAGCGCCTTGCCCAATGGCGCAGTTGTTTCGCCCCCTCCGCGCCGGCCAAGGACAATCCGCTGGCCAGCGCGCGAGGCACCATCGCTCACCCGACGCCACACACCGGCCTGGAAAAACTGCTGGACGACAATGCCGTTCAAACCTGGCTGAGCTCTCGCCAGGACGTGTGGATTCAGCCCAAGGTCGATGGCGTCGCCGTCACCCTGGTTTACCGCAAAGGCCGACTGAGCCGGGTCATCAGTCGTGGCGATGGCCGGCTGGGGCAGGATTGGTCAGCCTCCGCCCGCAGGATTCCCGGGATCGTCCAGCAACTGCCCGAACCCGTAGACCTGTTGTTGCAAGGCGAACTCTATTGGCGACTGAATGACCACGTTCAGGCCGCCAAAGGTGGCCTCGGCGCCCGCAGCAAAGTGGCTGGGCTGATGAACCGCCGTCAGTTGAGCGAAGCCGAAGCCGCCGGAATCGGCCTGTTTGTATGGGCCTGGCCCCACGGTCCCGAGGATTTTCCCAAACGACTGAGCCAGCTTGCGCAATGGGGCTTCACCGACAGTAGGCGCTACAGCCACCCGATCAAGGACTTTACCGAAGCGGCGCACTGGCGCAGCTACTGGCAAAGCCACCCACTGCCCTTTGCCAGCGACGGCGTGGTGTTGCATCAAAGCCAGCGGGCGCCGGCCGAGCGCTGGCGGGTCAGTTCGCCCTATTGGGCGGTTGCCTGGAAATACCCGGTCGTCAAGGCGCTGGCCCATGTGCGCAAGGTACATTTCAAGATTGGTCGCACCGGGCGCATTACCTCCATCCTGGAGTTGGAGCCGGTACTGCTGGATGACCGGAAAATCAGCAGGGTCAGTGTTGGCTCCCTGAAACGCTGGCGGGAACTGGATATTCGCCCGGGCGACCAGGTGTCCATCAGCCTTGCCGGCCAGGTCATTCCGCGTCTTGACCACGTCGTGCTGCGCAGCCAGCCACGGGTCGAGCTGCAGATCCCCCAGGCCAACAACTTTCATCCGCTGAGTTGCTGGAAACTGGCCCCAGGCTGTGAGGAACAATTGCTCGCGCGCCTGACCTGGCTGAGCGGCGCCCAGGGGCTGGCCCTGCCACATATCGGCCGTGAAACCTGGAACACTTTGATTCAGGCCGGTCTAATCGGCGGGCTGCTCGATTGGTTAACCCTGGATGAGGCAGAGCTTGCTAACATTGATGGCTTAGGTGAACGCAGCAGCGCACGTTTACTCGACAGCTTGCGCAGCGCCCGGCAGCGACCGTTCGCGCAATGGCTGATGGCCCTGGGAGTACCGCCCACGGCCCGCAACAATCTACAAGGCGGCTGGCAAACCCTGGCCGCCAAAGACACTCAAGCCTGGCTGGCCGAAGACGGCATAGGCCCGGGCCGCGCGGCGCAACTGAGCGCTTTTTTTCGCGACCCGCAGGTGCTGGCCTTGGGTGAAACATTACGGGCTGTCGGGATAGATGGTTTTTGA
- the metK gene encoding methionine adenosyltransferase has product MSEYSLFTSESVSEGHPDKIADQISDAVLDAIIAEDKFARVACETLVKTGVAIIAGEVTTSAWVDLEQIVRDVIIDIGYNSSDVGFDGATCGVMNIIGKQSPDINQGVDRAKPEDQGAGDQGLMFGYASNETDVLMPAPITFSHQLVKRQAEARKSGALPWLRPDAKSQVTCRYEGGKVVAIDAVVLSTQHNPDVSYSDLREGVMELIVKHVLPAELLTKDTQFHINPTGQFIIGGPVGDCGLTGRKIIVDSYGGMARHGGGAFSGKDPSKVDRSAAYAGRYVAKNIVAAGLAERCEIQVSYAIGVAQPTSISLNTFGTGKISDDKIVKLVREIFDLRPYAITTMLDLLHPMYQDTAAYGHFGRTPEQKTVGNDTFTTFTWEKTDRANDLRTAAGL; this is encoded by the coding sequence ATGAGCGAATACTCCCTTTTCACCTCCGAGTCCGTGTCTGAAGGGCATCCGGACAAAATCGCCGACCAGATCTCTGACGCGGTGCTGGACGCCATCATTGCTGAAGACAAGTTCGCCCGAGTGGCGTGCGAGACTCTGGTGAAAACGGGCGTGGCGATCATCGCCGGCGAAGTCACCACCTCTGCCTGGGTAGACCTGGAGCAGATCGTTCGTGACGTGATCATCGACATTGGCTACAACAGCTCCGACGTCGGCTTCGACGGCGCGACCTGCGGCGTGATGAACATCATCGGCAAGCAGTCCCCGGACATCAACCAGGGTGTCGACCGTGCCAAGCCTGAAGATCAGGGCGCCGGCGACCAGGGCCTGATGTTCGGCTACGCCAGCAACGAAACCGACGTGCTGATGCCAGCACCGATCACCTTCTCCCACCAGTTGGTGAAGCGCCAGGCCGAAGCCCGTAAATCGGGTGCGTTGCCATGGCTGCGCCCGGACGCCAAGTCCCAGGTGACCTGCCGTTATGAAGGCGGCAAAGTCGTCGCCATCGACGCCGTCGTGCTGTCGACCCAGCACAACCCGGACGTGTCCTACAGCGACCTGCGCGAAGGCGTCATGGAGCTGATCGTCAAGCACGTACTGCCTGCCGAACTGCTGACCAAGGACACCCAGTTCCACATCAACCCCACCGGCCAGTTCATCATCGGTGGCCCGGTGGGCGACTGCGGCCTGACCGGTCGCAAGATCATCGTCGACAGCTACGGCGGCATGGCCCGTCACGGCGGCGGTGCGTTCTCCGGCAAGGATCCATCCAAGGTTGACCGTTCCGCCGCCTACGCCGGTCGTTATGTAGCCAAGAACATCGTGGCTGCCGGCCTGGCCGAGCGTTGCGAGATCCAGGTGTCCTACGCCATCGGTGTGGCTCAGCCTACGTCGATCTCGCTGAACACCTTCGGTACCGGCAAGATCAGCGACGACAAGATCGTCAAGCTGGTGCGTGAAATCTTCGACCTGCGCCCTTACGCAATCACCACCATGCTCGACCTGCTGCACCCGATGTACCAGGACACCGCGGCCTACGGCCACTTCGGTCGCACCCCAGAGCAGAAGACTGTTGGCAACGACACCTTCACCACGTTCACCTGGGAAAAGACCGACCGCGCCAACGACCTGCGGACCGCCGCCGGCCTGTAA
- a CDS encoding ArsR/SmtB family transcription factor, which yields MNLSASSIRPDDSDELAALCKAGGDPLRLNVLRALTNDSFGVLELAQIFAIGQSGMSHHLKVLAQADLVATRREGNAIFYRRALPHTEQLGGKLHAALLEEIDSLALPAEVQSRISQVHGQRAAASQDFFSRVAEKFRAQQDLIAGLAQYRESVLALLDKLSFSNEATAVEVGPGDGGFLPELARRFHQVTALDNSPAMLELARQLCEREALGNVHLQLADALNDTSLRADCVVLNMVLHHFAAPAEALKQMANLLQPGGSLLVTDLCSHNQSWAREACGDLWLGFEQDDLARWATAAGLVPGESLYVGLRNGFQIQVRHFQRPAGDTHHR from the coding sequence ATGAACCTGAGCGCATCTTCCATTCGCCCCGACGACAGCGACGAGCTGGCAGCCCTGTGCAAGGCCGGCGGTGATCCGTTGCGCCTGAATGTACTGCGCGCGCTGACCAACGATTCGTTCGGAGTGTTGGAGCTGGCGCAGATCTTCGCCATCGGCCAGTCCGGCATGAGCCATCACTTGAAGGTACTGGCCCAGGCCGACCTGGTGGCAACCCGCCGTGAAGGCAATGCGATTTTTTACCGTCGCGCCCTGCCCCATACCGAACAGTTGGGCGGCAAGCTGCACGCTGCGCTGCTGGAAGAAATAGACAGCCTGGCCCTGCCGGCCGAGGTCCAGTCGCGCATCAGCCAGGTGCACGGACAACGCGCTGCAGCCAGCCAGGACTTTTTCTCACGGGTAGCCGAGAAGTTTCGCGCCCAGCAGGATCTGATCGCCGGCCTGGCGCAATACCGCGAAAGCGTGCTGGCACTTTTGGACAAGCTGAGCTTCAGTAATGAAGCCACGGCGGTTGAAGTGGGTCCCGGTGACGGCGGTTTTCTGCCGGAGCTGGCCCGGCGCTTTCATCAGGTCACGGCGCTGGACAACAGCCCGGCGATGCTGGAGCTGGCCCGCCAACTGTGTGAACGCGAGGCACTGGGCAACGTCCACCTGCAGTTGGCGGACGCCCTGAATGACACCAGCCTGCGGGCCGATTGCGTGGTGCTGAACATGGTCCTGCACCATTTCGCAGCCCCGGCAGAAGCCCTCAAGCAGATGGCGAATTTGCTGCAACCAGGCGGCAGCCTGTTGGTCACGGATTTATGCAGCCACAACCAGAGCTGGGCCAGGGAGGCCTGCGGTGATCTCTGGCTGGGTTTTGAACAGGACGATCTGGCCCGTTGGGCCACCGCTGCGGGACTCGTTCCCGGGGAAAGCCTCTATGTAGGTTTACGTAATGGTTTCCAGATTCAGGTCCGCCATTTTCAGCGGCCGGCTGGCGACACTCACCATCGGTAA
- the tkt gene encoding transketolase, which produces MPSRRERANAIRALSMDAVQKANSGHPGAPMGMADIAEVLWRDYLKHNPSNPSFADRDRFILSNGHGSMLIYSLLHLTGYDVTIDDLKNFRQIHSRTPGHPEYGYTPGVETTTGPLGQGLANAVGFALAEKVLGAQFNRPNHNIVDHHTYVFLGDGCMMEGISHEVASLAGTLGLGKLIAFYDDNGISIDGEVEGWFTDDTPKRFEAYNWQVIRNVDGHDPEEIKTAIDTARKSEQPTLICCKTTIGFGSPNKQGKEDCHGAPLGDAEIALTRAALKWNHGPFEVPADIYAEWDAKEAGLAVEAEWDQRFAAYSAEFPELANELVRRLAGDLPADFSEKASAYIAEVAAKGETIASRKASQNTLNAFGPLLPEFLGGSADLAGSNLTLWKGCKGVSAEDASGNYMYYGVREFGMSAIMNGVALHGGLVPYGATFLMFMEYARNAVRMASLMKKRVIFVYTHDSIGLGEDGPTHQPVEQLTSLRTTPNLDTWRPSDAVESAVAWKHAIERKDGPSALIFSRQNLQHQTRDAAQIEGISRGGYVLKDCIGEPELILISTGSEVGLAVQAYDKLTAAGRNVRVVSMPCTSVFEAQDADYKQSVLPLQVSARIAIEAAHADYWYKYVGLEGRVIGMTTYGESAPAPALFEEFGFTLENILGQAEELLED; this is translated from the coding sequence ATGCCCAGCCGTCGTGAGCGTGCCAACGCCATTCGTGCCCTCAGCATGGATGCCGTGCAAAAAGCCAACAGCGGCCATCCCGGTGCCCCGATGGGCATGGCGGATATCGCCGAGGTACTTTGGCGTGACTACCTGAAACACAATCCAAGCAACCCGTCGTTCGCCGACCGTGACCGGTTCATCCTGTCCAATGGCCACGGCTCGATGCTGATCTACTCGTTGCTGCACCTGACCGGCTACGACGTCACCATCGACGACCTGAAAAACTTCCGCCAGATCCACAGCCGCACCCCGGGCCACCCGGAATACGGCTACACCCCGGGTGTCGAGACCACCACCGGTCCACTGGGCCAGGGCCTGGCCAACGCCGTGGGTTTTGCCCTGGCTGAAAAAGTGTTGGGTGCGCAGTTCAACCGCCCGAACCACAATATTGTCGACCACCACACCTACGTGTTCCTGGGTGATGGCTGCATGATGGAAGGCATTTCCCACGAAGTCGCTTCCCTGGCCGGTACCCTGGGCCTGGGCAAGCTGATTGCCTTCTACGACGACAACGGCATCTCCATCGACGGCGAAGTCGAAGGCTGGTTCACCGACGACACGCCAAAGCGTTTCGAAGCCTACAACTGGCAGGTGATCCGCAACGTCGACGGCCACGATCCTGAAGAGATCAAGACCGCCATCGACACCGCCCGCAAGAGCGAGCAGCCGACCCTGATCTGCTGCAAGACCACCATCGGCTTCGGTTCGCCGAACAAGCAAGGTAAAGAAGACTGCCACGGCGCCCCACTGGGTGACGCGGAAATCGCCCTGACCCGCGCTGCGCTGAAGTGGAACCACGGCCCGTTCGAAGTCCCGGCTGACATCTACGCCGAGTGGGACGCCAAGGAAGCCGGCCTGGCTGTCGAAGCCGAGTGGGACCAGCGTTTCGCGGCCTACTCCGCCGAATTCCCTGAGTTGGCCAACGAACTGGTTCGCCGCCTGGCCGGCGACCTGCCTGCCGACTTCTCGGAAAAAGCCTCGGCCTACATCGCCGAAGTGGCTGCCAAGGGCGAAACCATCGCCAGCCGTAAAGCCAGCCAGAACACCCTGAACGCATTCGGCCCGTTGCTGCCTGAGTTCCTCGGCGGTTCGGCTGACCTGGCCGGTTCCAACCTGACCTTGTGGAAAGGTTGCAAAGGTGTCTCGGCAGAAGACGCCAGCGGCAACTACATGTACTACGGCGTGCGTGAGTTCGGCATGAGCGCCATCATGAACGGCGTCGCCCTGCACGGCGGCCTGGTGCCTTACGGCGCGACTTTCCTGATGTTCATGGAATACGCGCGCAACGCCGTACGCATGGCGTCGCTGATGAAGAAGCGTGTGATCTTCGTCTACACCCACGACTCCATCGGCCTGGGCGAAGACGGCCCGACGCACCAGCCGGTCGAGCAACTGACCAGCCTGCGCACCACGCCGAACCTGGACACCTGGCGCCCATCGGACGCGGTCGAATCGGCTGTGGCCTGGAAGCACGCGATCGAGCGTAAAGACGGCCCTTCGGCGCTGATCTTCTCCCGTCAGAACCTGCAGCATCAAACCCGCGACGCGGCGCAGATCGAAGGCATCAGCCGTGGTGGCTATGTGCTGAAAGACTGCATCGGCGAGCCGGAGCTGATCCTGATCTCCACCGGTTCCGAAGTGGGCCTGGCGGTTCAGGCGTACGACAAGCTGACCGCTGCCGGTCGCAATGTGCGTGTGGTTTCCATGCCGTGCACCAGCGTCTTCGAAGCCCAGGATGCCGACTACAAGCAATCGGTGTTGCCGTTGCAGGTCAGCGCACGTATCGCCATCGAAGCGGCTCACGCCGACTACTGGTACAAGTACGTGGGCCTGGAAGGCCGCGTGATCGGCATGACCACCTACGGTGAGTCGGCGCCGGCGCCAGCGTTGTTTGAAGAGTTCGGCTTCACCCTGGAAAACATCCTGGGTCAGGCTGAAGAGCTGCTGGAAGACTAA
- the epd gene encoding erythrose-4-phosphate dehydrogenase translates to MPQPRPYKVALNGYGRIGRCVLRALFERGAAAGFEIVAINDLADMASIEYLTRFDSTHGRFPGEVRVEDDCLHINGNCVKVLRSATPEGIDWAALDVDLVLECSGAYHTRADGQRFLDAGAPRVLFSQPMASEADVDATIVYGVNQDCLTGAELLVSNASCTTNCGVPLLRLLDQAIGLEYVSITTIHSAMNDQPVIDAYHHEDLRRTRSAFQSVIPVSTGLARGIERLLPELAGRIQAKAVRVPTVNVSCLDITMQTVSDTDAGEVNRILRDAATSGPLKGLLAYTELPHASCDFNHDPHSAIVDASQTRVSGPRLVNILAWFDNEWGFANRMLDVAEHYLQTASPQL, encoded by the coding sequence ATGCCTCAACCGCGGCCCTACAAAGTTGCACTCAACGGCTACGGCCGGATTGGTCGTTGCGTCTTGCGTGCTCTGTTTGAGCGAGGGGCGGCGGCCGGGTTTGAAATTGTTGCGATCAACGATCTGGCTGACATGGCCAGCATCGAATACCTGACACGCTTTGACTCCACCCACGGCCGATTCCCCGGCGAAGTGCGAGTCGAGGACGATTGTCTGCATATTAATGGCAACTGCGTGAAGGTCCTGCGCAGTGCCACTCCCGAGGGCATCGACTGGGCGGCGCTGGACGTCGACCTGGTGCTGGAATGCTCCGGTGCCTACCACACCCGTGCCGATGGCCAGCGGTTTCTCGACGCCGGCGCACCGCGGGTCCTGTTCTCCCAGCCGATGGCCAGCGAGGCGGATGTCGACGCCACCATCGTGTATGGCGTGAACCAGGATTGCCTGACCGGCGCTGAATTGCTGGTGTCCAACGCCTCCTGCACCACCAACTGCGGCGTGCCGCTGTTGCGCCTGCTGGACCAGGCGATCGGCCTGGAATACGTGTCGATCACCACCATTCACTCGGCGATGAACGATCAGCCGGTGATCGATGCCTACCACCATGAAGACCTGCGCCGCACGCGTTCGGCGTTTCAGTCAGTGATTCCGGTGTCCACCGGGCTGGCGCGTGGTATCGAGCGACTGTTGCCGGAACTTGCCGGGCGAATCCAGGCCAAAGCCGTACGGGTACCGACGGTGAACGTGTCCTGCCTGGACATCACCATGCAAACCGTCAGCGACACCGACGCCGGCGAGGTCAACCGGATCCTGCGCGACGCCGCCACCAGCGGCCCGCTCAAAGGCCTGTTGGCCTACACCGAGTTGCCTCACGCCAGCTGTGATTTCAACCATGACCCGCATTCGGCCATCGTCGATGCCAGCCAGACCCGCGTTTCCGGCCCACGGCTGGTGAACATCCTGGCGTGGTTCGATAACGAATGGGGTTTTGCCAACCGAATGCTGGACGTTGCAGAACATTATCTGCAAACAGCCTCTCCACAACTTTAG
- a CDS encoding phosphoglycerate kinase: MTVLKMTDLDLQGKRVLIREDLNVPVKDGVVTSDARILASLPTIKLALEKGAAVMVCSHLGRPTEGEFSAENSLKPVADYLSKALGRDVPLVADYLNGVDVKAGDIVLFENVRFNKGEKKNSDELAQQYAALCDVFVMDAFGTAHRAEGSTHGVAKFAKVAAAGPLLAAELDALGKALGAPAQPMAAIVAGSKVSTKLDVLNSLSQICNQLIVGGGIANTFLAAAGHPVGKSLYEPDLLDTARAIAAKVSVPLPVDVVVAKEFAESAEATVKLIADVAADDMILDIGPQTAANFAELLKSSKTILWNGPVGVFEFDQFGNGTKVLAHAIAESSAFSIAGGGDTLAAIDKYGVADQISYISTGGGAFLEFVEGKVLPAVEVLESRAKG, from the coding sequence ATGACCGTGTTGAAGATGACCGACCTCGATCTGCAAGGTAAGCGCGTACTGATCCGCGAAGACCTCAACGTCCCAGTCAAGGACGGTGTTGTCACCAGCGATGCGCGAATCCTGGCTTCGCTGCCGACCATCAAGCTGGCCCTGGAAAAAGGCGCGGCCGTGATGGTCTGCTCCCACCTGGGTCGTCCGACCGAAGGTGAGTTCTCGGCAGAAAACAGCCTCAAGCCTGTAGCCGATTACCTGAGCAAGGCCCTGGGCCGCGACGTGCCGCTGGTCGCCGACTATCTGAACGGTGTAGACGTGAAGGCTGGCGACATCGTGCTGTTCGAAAACGTGCGCTTCAACAAGGGCGAGAAAAAGAACAGCGACGAACTGGCCCAGCAATACGCCGCCCTGTGCGACGTGTTCGTGATGGATGCCTTTGGTACCGCGCATCGCGCCGAGGGTTCGACCCACGGCGTGGCCAAGTTTGCCAAAGTTGCTGCCGCTGGCCCGTTGCTGGCGGCAGAGCTGGACGCACTGGGCAAGGCGCTGGGTGCTCCGGCCCAACCGATGGCCGCCATCGTCGCCGGCTCCAAGGTCTCCACCAAGCTCGACGTACTGAACAGCCTGAGCCAGATCTGCAACCAGCTGATCGTCGGCGGCGGCATTGCCAACACCTTCCTGGCCGCTGCCGGTCACCCGGTGGGCAAATCGCTGTACGAGCCGGACCTGCTGGACACCGCCCGCGCCATCGCGGCCAAGGTCAGCGTGCCGCTGCCGGTGGACGTAGTCGTGGCCAAGGAATTCGCTGAAAGCGCCGAAGCCACCGTCAAGCTGATCGCTGATGTGGCCGCCGACGACATGATCCTGGACATCGGCCCGCAAACTGCAGCCAACTTCGCTGAACTGCTGAAGTCGTCCAAGACCATCCTGTGGAACGGTCCGGTCGGCGTGTTCGAGTTCGACCAGTTCGGCAACGGCACCAAAGTGCTGGCCCACGCCATCGCTGAAAGCTCGGCCTTCTCCATCGCCGGCGGTGGCGATACCCTGGCAGCCATCGATAAATATGGCGTTGCTGACCAGATCTCCTACATTTCTACCGGTGGTGGTGCGTTCCTCGAATTCGTCGAAGGCAAGGTACTGCCGGCTGTCGAAGTGCTGGAAAGCCGAGCGAAGGGCTGA
- a CDS encoding MliC family protein, producing the protein MKGVFALAALALLAGCTNLNMFDKKAEPVDKWTTWTCDSQAQVNWRFADPARTQVDVRLGGSDQVYRLKQDVAASGVLYSDGQLAFHTKGEEGLVYWVATDDLIGRGCKAQ; encoded by the coding sequence ATGAAAGGCGTTTTCGCCCTGGCAGCACTGGCGTTATTGGCCGGATGCACCAACCTGAACATGTTCGACAAGAAGGCAGAGCCGGTAGACAAGTGGACCACCTGGACGTGTGACAGCCAGGCGCAAGTCAACTGGCGCTTTGCCGACCCGGCCCGCACCCAGGTGGATGTACGCCTCGGCGGCTCAGACCAGGTGTATCGCCTCAAGCAGGATGTGGCGGCTTCGGGCGTGCTGTACAGCGATGGCCAGTTGGCGTTTCACACAAAGGGTGAGGAAGGCCTGGTTTACTGGGTTGCCACCGACGATTTGATCGGGCGCGGCTGTAAAGCGCAGTAA
- the fba gene encoding class II fructose-bisphosphate aldolase (catalyzes the reversible aldol condensation of dihydroxyacetonephosphate and glyceraldehyde 3-phosphate in the Calvin cycle, glycolysis, and/or gluconeogenesis), giving the protein MALISMRQMLDHAAEFGYGVPAFNVNNLEQMRAIMEAADKTDSPVIVQASAGARKYAGAPFLRHLILAAIEEFPHIPVCMHQDHGTSPDVCQRSIQLGFSSVMMDGSLGEDGKTPTDYEYNVRVTQQTVAMAHACGVSVEGELGCLGSLETGMAGEEDGIGAEGVLDHSQMLTDPEEAADFVKKTQVDALAIAIGTSHGAYKFTKPPTGDVLAIDRIKEIHKRIPNTHLVMHGSSSVPQEWLAIINQYGGDIKETYGVPVEEIVEGIKYGVRKVNIDTDLRLASTGAMRRLMATNPSEFDPRKFFGATVTAMRDVCIARYEAFGTAGNASKIKPISLEAMYQRYLKGELNAKVN; this is encoded by the coding sequence ATGGCACTTATCAGCATGCGCCAGATGTTGGACCACGCAGCCGAATTCGGCTATGGCGTTCCAGCCTTCAACGTCAACAACCTTGAGCAGATGCGCGCCATCATGGAAGCCGCTGACAAGACTGACTCTCCAGTGATCGTCCAGGCTTCGGCCGGCGCACGCAAATACGCCGGCGCTCCGTTCCTGCGTCACCTGATCCTCGCCGCGATCGAAGAATTCCCGCACATCCCGGTGTGCATGCACCAGGATCACGGCACCAGCCCTGACGTGTGCCAGCGCTCCATCCAACTGGGTTTCAGCTCGGTGATGATGGACGGTTCCCTGGGTGAAGACGGCAAGACCCCGACCGACTACGAATACAACGTACGCGTCACCCAACAAACCGTGGCCATGGCTCACGCCTGCGGCGTTTCGGTTGAAGGCGAGCTGGGCTGCCTGGGTTCCCTGGAAACCGGCATGGCCGGTGAAGAAGACGGCATCGGCGCCGAAGGCGTACTGGATCACAGCCAAATGCTGACCGATCCGGAAGAAGCCGCTGACTTCGTGAAAAAGACCCAAGTTGACGCCCTGGCCATCGCCATCGGCACCAGCCACGGCGCCTACAAATTCACCAAGCCACCTACCGGCGACGTGTTGGCCATCGACCGCATCAAGGAAATCCACAAGCGCATCCCGAACACCCACCTGGTGATGCACGGTTCTTCCTCGGTACCGCAAGAGTGGCTGGCGATCATCAACCAGTACGGCGGCGACATCAAAGAAACCTACGGCGTGCCGGTTGAAGAAATCGTCGAAGGCATCAAGTACGGCGTGCGCAAGGTCAACATCGACACCGACCTGCGCCTGGCCTCCACCGGTGCGATGCGTCGCCTGATGGCCACCAACCCGAGCGAATTTGACCCACGTAAATTCTTCGGCGCTACCGTGACCGCCATGCGTGACGTATGTATCGCACGTTACGAAGCCTTCGGTACTGCGGGCAACGCTTCGAAGATCAAGCCGATCTCCCTGGAAGCGATGTACCAGCGTTACCTGAAAGGTGAGTTGAACGCCAAGGTCAACTAA
- a CDS encoding polysaccharide lyase family 7 protein, with the protein MIDLSTWNLSIPVGSPPSTIDTPKLLSGFKDQYFQAEGSSVQFWTPVTGTRTENAVYPRSELRETYADGRLRNWLYSDADNYLRATLAVNQVPSSGKIVIGQIHAYDSQKPLIKVEYQYKEKTQTGNIVAKVRMRPDESEGRVIIVAENVPLDRDFTYVIHLNKAGLLSVDAANGQWNERIGAAWGKQPLYFKAGAYVQDNSGNSKEGARVTFAKLDIDHE; encoded by the coding sequence ATGATTGACCTGTCCACCTGGAACCTGAGCATCCCCGTCGGCTCCCCGCCCTCGACCATCGACACCCCGAAACTGCTCAGCGGGTTCAAGGACCAATACTTCCAGGCCGAAGGCAGCAGCGTGCAATTCTGGACGCCGGTCACCGGCACGCGTACCGAAAACGCCGTTTACCCTCGCAGCGAACTGCGGGAAACCTACGCCGACGGCCGCTTGCGCAACTGGCTGTACAGCGACGCCGACAACTACCTGCGTGCCACGTTGGCGGTCAACCAGGTGCCGTCTTCCGGCAAGATCGTAATCGGTCAAATTCACGCCTATGACAGCCAGAAACCGCTGATCAAGGTCGAGTACCAGTACAAGGAAAAAACCCAGACCGGCAACATCGTTGCCAAAGTGCGCATGCGCCCCGACGAGTCAGAAGGACGAGTGATCATCGTCGCCGAGAACGTACCGCTGGACCGTGACTTCACCTACGTTATCCACCTGAACAAGGCCGGATTGTTGAGCGTCGACGCCGCCAATGGCCAATGGAACGAACGAATCGGCGCTGCGTGGGGCAAACAACCGCTGTACTTCAAGGCCGGTGCCTACGTGCAGGACAACAGCGGCAACAGCAAGGAAGGCGCCCGGGTGACGTTTGCCAAGCTGGATATTGATCACGAGTGA